The nucleotide window GAGCTACGTGCTCGTCGAGGCGGACACCGACTCGATCATCCGGCGAGTGCTGGAGGAGGTTCCCCACGCTCGCGGGCTCGTCGAGGGTCCGAACGGCGAGGCCGGCCGGTCGTCGATGGCCGAGGTCGAGCACTTCCTCTCGCCGACGCCGGACGTCGAGGGTATCGCCGAGGGCGACATCGTCGAACTCATCGCCGGCCCGTTCAAGGGCGAGAAGGCGCAGGTCCAGCGCATCGACGAGGGGAAGGACCAGGTGACCGTCGAACTGTACGAGGCCACCGTCCCAATCCCCGTGACGGTCCGCGGCGACCAGATCCGCGTGCTGGATAGCGACGAACGCTGACGAACTCACTCGCTCCCGTCCACTTCGTCTCGCGGGTACACTGCTGAACGATAGCCCCCAGACTCCCGATTATCTCTCTCCGGCGAACGAAGATCGATCCCGCTAGAACAGTCGCTCCGGACTCACACCGCGCCGTCGATCCGCTCGACGACCGACTGGAGGTCGACGACCGACTCGATCTCGTCTTTCACCTGTTCGCGCTGTCGGACGGCGTCCGAGTCTGCGTCGTACGCGCGGACGAACTCGGCGCGCGTGTGCTCGTCGAAGGCGTGCCGGATGGCGAAGTAGCCGTCGGGCACGACGGTCCCGCACACTTTGCACTCGTGACGCTCGTGTTCGGCCGTCTGGTGGACGATGGCGTCCTCGACGGCGTCGAACGTGTCGTCACACCCCTCGATCGCGCAGGCCCACCTCGACATGTCCGCGTCCACGCCCGGCGACCGCAAAAGCGTTTCCCGGCGTCTCCGGAAGCGGAATCCATAACCCGATTGGAAGCTTTTTCGGACACGTGAGCGACGCACCGACGCGCGTCGACCTCCACGTGAAGGTGCTCGACGACCGGATCGTCGAGCGCGCCGAGGCCGCGGGGGTCGACGTACTCGTGTACGCGCCCCACTTCGTCCGCCTCCCGGAGATCCGGACCCGGGCCGAGCGGTTCTCGACGGACGAGGTGACGGTAGTCCCCGCCAGGGAGGTGTTCACCGGCGACTGGCGGAACCGGCGGCACCTCCTCGCGATCGGCCTCGACGATCCGGTTCCGGACTTCATCACGTACGAGGCCGCACTCGCCGAGTTCGAGCGCCAGGAGGCCGCCGTGGTCGTCCCCCACCCGGAGTTCCTGAACGTGAGCCTCACCCGCGCGGAGGTGAGCGCCTACCGCGACCGCATCCACGCGATCGAGACGTACAACGCGAAACTGTTCGAACGACAGAACGCGCGCGGCCGACGAATCGCCGAGGCGTTCGACATCCCCGGGTACGGCTCGTCGTACGCGCACCTCCGGGGCAGCATCGGCGCCGCGTGGACCGAGTTCGAGTCCGACGTGACGGACGAGGCGGCGCTGACCGCCGCGCTCCGGAACCGCGAGGAGCGGACGGTGGTGAGACGGACGGACCCCGCGACGACCGCCCGTCGGCTCGTGGAGTTCGCCCACCTCGGCTTCGAGAACAGCTACGGGAAACTCGACCGCCTCTTCCTCTCGGGGATGGAGCCCACCCACCCCCGCCACATCGCGTACGGTGGCCGGTTCGACGACGTCGCCGTCTACTGACCGCCGCCCGCATCCATCCGATTCGGCCTCGACTCAGACGGTTTCGACGGCGTCGAGCAGGGACTCCAGCGCCCGCCGGGCGATCCGCTCCTTGATCTGGGTCCGGGTGCCGTCGAACTCGTGACGCGAG belongs to Halorarum halophilum and includes:
- a CDS encoding transcription elongation factor Spt5, which encodes MPIYSVKTTASQERTVADMIASKEMPDIHAVLAPDQLTSYVLVEADTDSIIRRVLEEVPHARGLVEGPNGEAGRSSMAEVEHFLSPTPDVEGIAEGDIVELIAGPFKGEKAQVQRIDEGKDQVTVELYEATVPIPVTVRGDQIRVLDSDER
- a CDS encoding DUF7565 family protein; translated protein: MSRWACAIEGCDDTFDAVEDAIVHQTAEHERHECKVCGTVVPDGYFAIRHAFDEHTRAEFVRAYDADSDAVRQREQVKDEIESVVDLQSVVERIDGAV
- a CDS encoding PHP domain-containing protein — protein: MSDAPTRVDLHVKVLDDRIVERAEAAGVDVLVYAPHFVRLPEIRTRAERFSTDEVTVVPAREVFTGDWRNRRHLLAIGLDDPVPDFITYEAALAEFERQEAAVVVPHPEFLNVSLTRAEVSAYRDRIHAIETYNAKLFERQNARGRRIAEAFDIPGYGSSYAHLRGSIGAAWTEFESDVTDEAALTAALRNREERTVVRRTDPATTARRLVEFAHLGFENSYGKLDRLFLSGMEPTHPRHIAYGGRFDDVAVY